A part of Pectinophora gossypiella chromosome Z, ilPecGoss1.1, whole genome shotgun sequence genomic DNA contains:
- the LOC126379772 gene encoding serine/arginine repetitive matrix protein 1-like, whose product MGRRAPASPGLLRRRYSVPETVMRRYRLASEQSEREGASSPGGGAACASRELVRRSALLRRLCGAPARPLCSCDTRSLDGSRSEVSATLVGVDGVRVPPSAADSFPVSSGALGGSPPSPPPDLLEIVVSATSPAGLSRPTRTPASRSTDRTLDIDEYVSNILVDSLNSLTDRLESMTVSIGGDGTISVVEKEIKVKLQNTGVNTVVHLSPTSNNQIIFGNEELCVRDLSAAAPPAGRDVFGDESEANPACWRVRSGAGSPCASLVDSLDDPASPRAAPAPPPPAPPPPPGPARPRRRRSLSPSSPPSPSAGLDDPPPRERGESFFIRMNDDDCARENENVGVADRMPEKIRQRLFRRHRRREMRAQGVRRTGARRAPARDVQRQCAALVDALIDDAVVRVAREEYRAGRIARARAPHPPAPLADDSPPRPRPHQPRTDNTKRITNATRPRADTGRGAPTPPPPRPFRERGPRRLYHKSEIHDGGKCIEILEILEYGNVSRSSSETNSDESVDTSKGRRSRIPVPIRRDKSDTTRVRRTSVPPATIVTTPAVVSAPARRASVPGAEPRAPSGSLRFERVFDAIPEERSGLSPESAGEEPSPARRSAATSPRAPPGPTSAGGPDERIVRGDRKEVEDRRSVGTQWARSPRRRGPSPLWRGSDEERAPIVGERSSSECECDTASEPQQARPAPACRRARPRRRVLHAVAPGAAPAASPAPDALPTVHDTGADGWSLTLAGSCRAALPARLDLRLRFPSTRADSRATPRARHTPRSDAATDLCSDTKSQDTEWSACKCESTPRRRSTAAPAIGYGSSARSPRGGRRPGEPLPALGPPPDRRSDAQAVRARCPRCWPAPPSPARSPSRAPRSPRAGGRNGRRASERAGPGADPLAVRGCAIVPERRAAPPTASQRDLRRKRRATRARAGTAGRCICHT is encoded by the exons ATGGGGCGGCGCGCGCCCGCCTCGCCGGGCCTCCTGCGCCGGCGCTACTCTGTGCCCGAGACCGTGATGCGCAG GTACCGGCTGGCGAGCGAGCAGTCCGAGCGGGAGGGAGCGTCGTCtccgggcggcggcgcggcgtgtGCGTCGCGCGAGTTGGTGCGGCGCTCGGCGCTGCTGCGGCGGCTGTGCGGCGCGCCCGCCCGCCCCTTGTGCAGCTGCGACACTCGCTCGCTCGACGGCTCGCGCTCCGAAGTGTCCGCCACCCTCGTCGGCGTCGACGGAGTCCGCGTGCCGCCCTCGGCCGCCGACTCTTTCCCCGTCTCGTCCGGCGCTCTCGGCGGTTCGCCCCCGTCGCCCCCGCCGGATCTCCTCGAGATCGTCGTGTCGGCGACCTCCCCCGCGGGTCTGTCACGGCCGACGAGGACTCCCGCGTCTCGATCGACAGACCGTACCCTCGACATCGACGAATACGTTTCCAACATTTTGGTGGATAGCTTGAACTCTTTGACCGATCGACTGGAGAGTATGACGGTGTCGATCGGCGGCGACGGCACAATCAGTGTCGTAGAGAAAGAGATCAAAGTTAAGTTGCAAAATACCGGAGTGAACACCGTGGTCCATTTGAGTCCGACGTCGAATAATCAGATTATTTTCGGTAACGAAGAATTGTGCGTCCGCGATTTGTCcgcggccgcgccgcccgccggaCGGGACGTGTTCGGTGACGAGTCGGAGGCCAACCCGGCGTGTTGGCGCGTACGGTCCGGTGCGGGCTCGCCGTGCGCCAGCCTGGTTGACAGCTTGGACGACCCTGCGTCGCCccgcgcggcgcccgcgcccccgccgcccgcgccgcccccgccgcccggGCCCGCGCGTCCCCGGCGCCGGCGCTCTCTCTCGCCGTCGTCTCCGCCCTCCCCGTCCGCCGGTTTGGACGATCCTCCGCCGAGAGAGAGGGGTGAATCGTTTTTTATACGCATGAACGACGATGATTGCGCTCGCGAAAATGAAAACGTAGGGGTGGCGGACCGCATGCCGGAGAAGATAAGGCAGCGCTTATTTAGACGACATCGGCGTCGAGAGATGCGAGCGCAGGGAGTGCGGCGGACGGGGGCGCGGCGCGCGCCCGCGCGGGACGTGCAGCGGCAGTGCGCGGCGCTCGTGGACGCCCTCATTGACGACGCCGTGGTGCGCGTGGCGCGCGAGGAGTACCGCGCCGGGCGCATCGCACGCGCACGTGCCCCTCACCCGCCCGCGCCGCTCGCCGACGACTCGCCGCCGCGACCTCGACCCCACCAACCCCGCACCGACAACACGAAACGCATCACGAACGCGACGCGGCCCCGCGCCGACACCGGACGAGGGGCCCCCACGCCGCCCCCGCCCCGACCTTTCCGAGAGCGCGGACCGCGCAGACTGTACCATAAGTCGGAAATTCACGACGGCGGCAAATGCATAGAAATTTTGGAGATCCTAGAATACGGAAACGTTTCCAGAAGTTCGTCCGAGACAAACTCCGACGAAAGCGTCGACACTTCGAAAGGGAGACGATCGCGCATTCCCGTTCCGATTCGCCGAGACAAAAGCGACACGACTCGCGTGCGCCGCACTTCCGTACCGCCCGCGACGATCGTGACGACACCTGCGGTCGTATCCGCGCCCGCCAGGCGCGCTTCCGTTCCCGGTGCGGAACCTCGGGCGCCTTCGGGATCGCTACGCTTCGAGCGAGTGTTCGACGCGATTCCAGAGGAGCGAAGCGGTCTCAGCCCGGAATCGGCCGGCGAGGAGCCGTCGCCGGCCCGCCGCTCGGCCGCCACGAGCCCGCGCGCGCCGCCAG GTCCGACCTCGGCGGGAGGTCCCGACGAGCGCATCGTAAGAGGCGACCGGAAGGAGGTCGAAGACCGAAGATCCGTCGGCACGCAGTGGGCTCGATCCCCTCGGCGGCGGGGCCCTTCTCCGCTCTGGCGGGGGAGCGACGAGGAGAGAGCCCCGATCGTCGGCGAACGGAGTTCCAGCGAATGCGAGTGCGACACGGCCAGCGAGCCGCAGCAGGCGCGGCCGGCGCCGGCGTGCCGCCGCGCGCGCCCTCGCCGCCGTGTCCTCCACGCCGTCGCCCCCGGCGCCGCCCCGGCCGCCAGCCCCGCGCCCGACGCTCTCCCCACCGTACACGACACAG GCGCGGACGGCTGGTCGCTGACGCTGGCGGGATCGTGCCGCGCCGCGCTGCCCGCGCGCCTCGACCTGCGCCTGCGCTTCCCCAGCACGCGCGCCGACTCCCGCGCCACCCCGCGCGCCCGCCACACGCCCCGCAGTGACGCCGCCACCGACCTCTGCAGTGACACCAAGTCACAG GATACGGAGTGGTCCGCGTGCAAATGTGAGTCGACTCCGCGTCGCCGTTCGACCGCAGCGCCGGCTATCGGTTACGGGTCGTCGGCCCGTTCGCCGCGGGGCGGCCGGCGGCCCGGGGAGCCGTTGCCCGCGCTCGGCCCGCCGCCTGATCGTCGCTCCGACGCCCAG GCGGTGCGCGCGCGCTGCCCCCGCTGCTGGCCGGCGCCCCCCTCCCCCGCGCGGTCGCCGTCGCGCGCCCCGCGCAGCCCCCGCGCCGGAGGTCGAAA CGGTAGGCGGGCGTCGGAGAGGGCGGGCCCCGGCGCCGACCCGCTGGCGGTGCGCGGCTGCGCCATCGTGCCggagcgccgcgccgcgccgccgaccGCCAGCCAGCGGGACCTGCGCCGCAAGCGCCGCGCCACACGCGCCCGCGCCGGCACCGCCGGCCGGTGCATCTGTCACACTTGA
- the LOC126379773 gene encoding uncharacterized protein LOC126379773 — MFDFDGNPNHTIDNFFNATHMFPMPIRDIKSTMNKSTRRVLVKWMGPVNVYEPLTQIPAITNTTFMYQPLLSSCYHKCPEQCPDIYSPVCGSRPTNTLLPGFMFKNHCYMDAASCYIHFNKYNLFDNGKVYPPPTYIETTWLFCIGDQTASAVSRLLPALRVLQHLGRIKKRRKTFHYQFRNMRNFNELHKHHQILIGVQYPKGKNGAGLNKTAVRPSPGCVHDT, encoded by the exons ATGTTTGACTTTGATGGCAACCCTAACCACACTATAGACAATTTCTTCAATGCGACTCATATGTTCCCAATGCCGATTCGGGACATAAAGTCAACAATGAATAAGTCCACGCGACGCGTGTTGGTGAAATGGATGGGCCCCGTCAATGTGTACGAGCCTTTAACACAAATACCTGCGATAACTAACACCACCTTTATGTACCAGCCCTTACTTTCGAGCTGCTATCACAAGTGCCCAGAG CAATGCCCGGACATCTACAGCCCGGTGTGCGGCAGCCGGCCCACCAACACGCTGCTGCCGGGGTTTATGTTCAAGAACCACTGCTACATGGATGCCGCTAGCTGTTATATACACTTTAACAAATACAACTTGTTCGATAATGGAAAGGTGTATCCACCACCAA CTTATATAGAGACGACGTGGTTGTTCTGCATAGGCGACCAGACAGCGAGCGCGGTGTCGCGCCTGCTGCCGGCGCTGCGCGTGCTGCAGCACCTGGGCCGCATCAAGAAGAGGAGGAAGACGTTTCACTACCAGTTTAGAAACATGCGCAACTTTAACGAACTCCATaaacaccatcaaattttaattGG AGTTCAGTACCCAAAGGGTAAAAACGGGGCCGGATTAAATAAGACTGCAGTCCGTCCGTCACCAGGCTGTGTCCATGACACGTGA